A genomic segment from Peribacillus sp. ACCC06369 encodes:
- a CDS encoding pitrilysin family protein, translating into MSIASDTITEKSGYKLHVVRTDKYKTNTLVLKMKAPLTKEEVTYRALLPYVLQSNTSKYPTTPELRSYLDDLYGAGFYVDVAKKGEYQIISFTIDIVNEKFLSDSTPLLEKAFGLLSEVIFHPKTNGEAFDSKTVSNEIRSLKQRIQSISDDKMRYSATRLVEEMCKNEPYALEASGNIQDLETITPESLFAYYKKILTEDEIDLYVIGDIDEAEVEALADKYVSLEERVPVSLPRKTGKVVEMEKEKEIIENSDVKQGKLNIGYRTHVAYGDPDYYALQLFNGIFGGFSHSKLFINVREKASLAYYAASRLESHKGLLMVMAGIENANYKQALEIIHAQMKEMKQGNFSEEELAQTKAVVKNQLLETIDVSRGLVEILYHNVVSGQNIPLDEWFAKTERTTKEEIIAVGQKIQLDTIYFLTEAEVQG; encoded by the coding sequence ATGTCTATTGCTTCCGATACAATTACGGAAAAAAGCGGCTACAAGCTTCATGTGGTCCGTACGGATAAATATAAAACGAATACTCTCGTGCTGAAGATGAAAGCCCCTTTGACAAAAGAGGAAGTTACATATCGTGCATTGCTGCCATATGTGTTACAAAGCAATACAAGTAAATATCCTACAACACCCGAGCTTCGATCTTATCTTGATGATTTATATGGGGCAGGGTTTTATGTCGATGTAGCTAAAAAAGGTGAATATCAAATCATAAGTTTTACGATCGATATCGTCAATGAAAAATTCCTCAGTGATTCAACGCCGCTTCTGGAAAAGGCTTTTGGATTACTATCAGAGGTGATCTTTCATCCGAAAACGAATGGCGAAGCCTTTGACTCTAAAACGGTTTCCAATGAAATCCGTTCTTTAAAACAGCGAATTCAATCCATTTCCGATGACAAAATGCGATATTCAGCTACTCGGCTTGTAGAGGAAATGTGCAAAAACGAACCATATGCTTTAGAAGCGAGCGGTAACATACAAGACTTGGAAACGATAACGCCTGAGTCCCTTTTCGCTTATTATAAAAAAATTCTGACTGAGGATGAAATCGATTTATATGTGATAGGTGATATCGATGAAGCAGAAGTAGAGGCTCTAGCTGATAAGTATGTGTCACTAGAAGAACGAGTGCCGGTGAGCCTGCCAAGGAAGACGGGCAAGGTAGTGGAGATGGAGAAGGAAAAAGAGATCATAGAAAATTCGGATGTGAAACAAGGGAAATTGAATATCGGTTATCGAACCCATGTTGCATATGGTGATCCGGATTATTATGCACTTCAGCTATTCAATGGTATTTTTGGTGGGTTTTCACATTCAAAACTTTTCATTAATGTCAGGGAGAAAGCCAGCCTTGCTTATTACGCAGCTTCAAGGCTCGAAAGCCATAAAGGTCTGTTAATGGTCATGGCCGGCATCGAAAATGCCAACTACAAGCAAGCACTGGAGATCATTCATGCACAAATGAAGGAAATGAAGCAAGGGAACTTTTCTGAAGAAGAACTGGCACAGACAAAGGCGGTCGTCAAGAACCAGCTCCTTGAAACGATAGACGTTTCGAGAGGACTGGTAGAAATTTTATATCATAATGTGGTTTCCGGGCAGAATATACCACTCGACGAGTGGTTTGCAAAAACAGAACGGACGACAAAGGAAGAAATCATTGCCGTAGGTCAAAAGATTCAGCTTGATACGATTTACTTCCTAACAGAAGCGGAGGTGCAAGGGTAA
- a CDS encoding pitrilysin family protein: MEKIAFTQLKEELFHEKMDNGLEVYILPKSGFNKSFATFTTNYGSVDNHFKPLNQTEFSKVPDGIAHFLEHKLFEKEDGDVFQQFSKQGASANAFTSFTRTAYLFSSTSDFDRNLTTLIDFVQDPYFSEKTVEKEKGIIGQEINMYDDNSDWRLYFGTIANMYHQHPVKIDIAGTVESIADITKDMLYECYNTFYHPSNMLLFVVGPVEVESTMKLIRDNQNNKGYNEQPEVERKFDQEPETVAKDKEILKMNVQTPKVMLGIKAINVHQSGSQLLKRELATNIYLEMLFGKSSPLHEELYEKGLIDQSFSYDYTQEQGFGFALIGGDSAKPDELTESLFAILQKSKAGTGLNEESLQRTIKKKIGSFLRSLNSPEYIANQFTRYAFNDMNLFDVVSVLEKLKMEDIRNVANDLISEERMTVCQVLPK; encoded by the coding sequence ATGGAGAAAATAGCATTCACTCAATTGAAAGAGGAACTTTTCCATGAAAAAATGGATAATGGCCTCGAAGTATATATTCTTCCGAAAAGTGGGTTCAATAAATCATTTGCGACGTTCACGACCAATTATGGTTCAGTCGACAACCATTTCAAACCATTGAATCAAACGGAATTCTCTAAAGTACCCGATGGTATTGCCCATTTTCTTGAACATAAGCTTTTTGAAAAGGAAGATGGCGATGTTTTTCAGCAATTTTCAAAGCAGGGAGCTTCTGCAAATGCTTTTACTTCCTTCACCCGTACAGCTTATTTATTTTCAAGCACGTCCGATTTCGATAGGAATCTAACGACTTTAATCGACTTTGTCCAGGATCCTTACTTTTCGGAAAAGACGGTAGAGAAGGAAAAAGGGATCATTGGGCAGGAAATCAATATGTATGATGATAATTCAGACTGGCGGTTATATTTCGGGACGATAGCCAATATGTATCATCAACATCCAGTGAAAATTGATATTGCCGGTACTGTGGAATCGATTGCTGATATTACCAAAGATATGCTTTACGAATGTTATAATACGTTTTATCATCCTAGCAACATGCTCTTATTCGTTGTAGGACCGGTAGAAGTCGAAAGTACCATGAAGCTGATTCGGGATAATCAAAATAATAAAGGGTACAACGAACAGCCTGAGGTGGAACGTAAATTTGACCAAGAGCCGGAAACAGTTGCCAAGGATAAGGAAATCTTAAAAATGAATGTCCAGACACCGAAAGTGATGCTGGGCATCAAGGCCATCAATGTCCATCAATCCGGTTCACAGCTTTTGAAAAGGGAATTGGCGACCAATATTTATTTGGAAATGCTGTTTGGCAAGAGTTCACCTTTGCATGAGGAGCTATACGAGAAAGGGTTGATCGATCAAAGCTTCTCCTATGATTATACACAGGAACAAGGTTTTGGGTTTGCGTTAATTGGCGGGGACAGTGCCAAACCTGATGAGTTGACCGAGTCTTTATTTGCTATCCTGCAAAAATCAAAAGCAGGAACCGGCTTGAATGAAGAAAGCCTGCAAAGGACGATCAAGAAAAAAATCGGTTCTTTCCTTCGTTCTCTGAATTCGCCGGAATATATAGCGAACCAATTCACCAGATATGCTTTCAATGATATGAACCTGTTCGATGTGGTGTCAGTATTGGAAAAACTAAAGATGGAAGATATCAGGAACGTCGCCAATGACTTAATATCCGAAGAACGGATGACTGTCTGTCAGGTACTTCCTAAATAA
- a CDS encoding SDR family oxidoreductase — translation MGKRFALITGASGGIGREIAIKLAEENYSLYLHYNSNEEAILELIEELKPHQVELIPVQADLAAPDGYKKLAENIFALHAIVLNSGNSYYGLISDMDEKIVNEMVQLHVTSPFQLTKELLPKLMYQEQAAIVAVTSIWGQTGASCEVLYSMVKGSQNAFIKALSKEVSLNGIRVNAVAPGAISTSMLESFSAEDLEIIKGDIPMGRMGNSKEVAEAVYYLLSDKSSYITGQILGVNGGWYT, via the coding sequence GTGGGGAAACGTTTTGCCCTTATTACTGGAGCCAGTGGAGGAATCGGCAGGGAAATCGCTATAAAGCTCGCCGAGGAGAATTATTCACTTTATTTACATTATAACAGCAACGAAGAAGCGATCCTTGAACTAATTGAAGAACTGAAGCCTCATCAAGTAGAACTTATTCCGGTTCAAGCAGATTTGGCTGCACCGGACGGCTATAAGAAATTGGCGGAAAATATTTTTGCCCTTCATGCAATCGTCCTAAATAGTGGCAATAGTTATTATGGGCTCATATCGGACATGGATGAGAAAATCGTCAATGAAATGGTCCAGTTGCATGTAACGAGCCCTTTCCAATTAACAAAGGAACTTCTTCCTAAGCTGATGTACCAAGAACAGGCCGCCATTGTTGCGGTCACATCCATTTGGGGGCAGACGGGTGCATCTTGTGAAGTATTATATTCAATGGTCAAGGGCAGTCAAAATGCTTTTATCAAGGCGCTTAGCAAAGAAGTATCCCTTAATGGAATCCGGGTGAATGCCGTTGCCCCCGGTGCGATTTCCACTTCCATGCTCGAATCCTTCAGTGCTGAAGATTTGGAAATCATCAAAGGTGATATCCCAATGGGCAGGATGGGCAATTCGAAAGAAGTCGCCGAGGCCGTATATTATTTGCTTTCTGACAAGTCATCTTATATAACTGGACAAATCTTAGGCGTAAATGGTGGATGGTACACATGA
- a CDS encoding DUF3243 domain-containing protein — MSVLDNWDQWKNFLGDRLNQGEQQGLSEGAVNNLAYEIGDYLAKQVEPQNDQEKVLADLWSVASDQEKHAMASVMVKLVENNGSK, encoded by the coding sequence ATGTCTGTACTAGACAATTGGGATCAATGGAAAAATTTCTTAGGCGACAGATTAAATCAAGGTGAACAACAAGGTTTGTCAGAAGGTGCTGTTAACAACTTGGCTTACGAAATCGGTGATTACCTTGCTAAGCAGGTTGAGCCCCAGAATGATCAAGAGAAAGTACTTGCTGATCTTTGGTCGGTCGCAAGCGATCAAGAAAAACATGCCATGGCAAGCGTTATGGTCAAGTTAGTCGAGAACAATGGATCAAAGTAA
- a CDS encoding DUF3388 domain-containing protein has product MENKEWYFEYEIQVNRPGLLGDISSLLGMLSINIITINGVDEGRRGLLLLAKDSRNIERFESILHTMDTIKVIKLREPKLRDRLAVRHGRYIQRDADEKNTFRFVRDELGLLVDFMAELFKQEGHKLIGIRGMPRVGKTESIVASSVCANKRWLFVSSTLLKQTIRSQLIEDEYNNDNLFILDGIVSTRRANERHWQLIREIMRLDAVKVIEHPDVFVQNTEYTLEDFDYIIELRNNPEEEITYEVVDQKDQFSGSDFGSFDF; this is encoded by the coding sequence GTGGAGAATAAAGAATGGTATTTTGAATATGAAATTCAAGTGAACCGTCCTGGTTTATTAGGGGATATTTCCTCCCTGCTGGGTATGCTGTCCATCAATATCATCACTATTAACGGGGTCGATGAAGGCAGGCGTGGTTTACTTTTGTTGGCGAAAGACAGCCGTAATATAGAAAGATTCGAATCAATCCTCCATACGATGGATACGATAAAGGTCATTAAGCTGCGGGAACCTAAATTGCGTGATCGTCTCGCTGTCAGGCATGGCCGTTATATTCAGCGCGATGCTGATGAGAAGAACACTTTTAGGTTTGTCCGTGATGAGCTAGGCTTGCTTGTCGATTTCATGGCCGAGCTATTTAAACAGGAAGGTCATAAATTAATCGGGATACGAGGCATGCCGCGTGTCGGGAAAACTGAATCTATCGTTGCTTCGAGTGTATGTGCTAATAAGAGATGGTTGTTTGTGTCATCGACCCTTTTGAAGCAGACTATCCGCAGTCAGCTTATTGAGGATGAATATAATAATGATAATTTGTTCATTTTAGATGGAATTGTTTCCACTCGCCGTGCAAATGAGCGTCATTGGCAGTTGATTCGCGAAATAATGAGGCTTGATGCTGTTAAAGTCATTGAACATCCGGATGTTTTTGTCCAAAATACGGAGTATACCCTAGAAGACTTTGATTATATTATTGAATTGCGAAACAATCCAGAAGAAGAAATAACATATGAAGTTGTAGACCAAAAAGACCAGTTTTCAGGGTCCGATTTTGGTTCCTTTGACTTTTAA